The genomic interval TGACgtctctccaaaaaaaaatttgtaaccgAAAGCAACCTAAATTTTTCTCAAGGAACACATTCTATCACTGttggaaaggaaaagaaaatcggCTACTAATAAAAACCTATTACCTCcttcctataataattttattttttatttttccgtgtccaccgtttaaccattcgtcttatttgaaaaatgaatgtcttatttgaaaaatgttATAGTACCTTTGTGTGGCACCGGCCACCAGGGAACTCTtgattctgaattctgatgtgCAGTAACGTGGCAGTAGTTGATGTTAAAAGTACAGCTTTTTTATGGTTCAATTCATTGGCAACCAAATTCAGACACGATCTACTATAATATTGATTATATTGCTACTGTTGGTGGTGTTgatcctaattaattagtacctAACAAGGTCGTGACAGGACGTACATTTGAAGTTTACTAGGGAGCACATCACTGATAGGCTAACACAGCCTGTTGTCTGTTGTTTTAGTTTCATTTCAAGTAGTGGATGGCACTAACCATACTTAAACTTAGCACTGTTTGGCTACTATTGGGTGCAAAGTTAAGTCCATGTTATACCCAGTTCGGACTTACAGTTGATTAATTCAAGTCGTTTCTAATGTTTTATCTGATTAAATGCCATTCTATACCAAGGTTtgtaatttcatttattataaaaatactcaCTCTCTTCCATAGTAAGTGTATTCCTGGAATTCAAATTTgtctcacaaaaaaaatatttatggggTATTAATTGTCCCATCAATCATATTATATTCAAATCTCTATCCATTTTACCCCAGTATGCCTCTCACTTAATACAGTCTCCTTATTTAATGATAGGTATGCAAGTTATTTCTTCTTGTAACTAATTTATCTCTACGGtgctaaaaacatatttatattggtAGTGTGGGATGTATCCCATTCTCTAAAAACATCGTATGTCTAGAGAACTCAACAATAGCAGTTGTActttaattatctaaaaaagaacagcatgcatgcagctgttTTGATATTGGATATATGATTCCATGTTGacacaaaaaaagagaggcaTTGTTGAGTACTTGGTCCAGTTACAGTGCAATGTGTTATGACTCTTAAAATTCTAGCAGTGAGGTGCAACCCTCACTTGCTCCTCCCAtctctcctttctctctctttcatgACAAGATGCAGCCATCACTTGTGAGGGAGACAGACACCTGACTAcctaagaagaaaaaagatcgAGAAACCCAGTCCTCTTGATTCTCCATCTCATGCTATATCATCATCGCTGAAGCATCCTGCAGAGCCCGAGAGCTCTGTCAATGgcgctgccgtcgtcgtcgctggatATTCTCAaaggtcgtcgtcgctgccggaGGCTGTCACCGTCGATGGAGGCTATCACTGCAGAAGAGGCAGATGGTgcagtgctgctgctgctcgagaAGAGCAAGAGCTGATGGAACTTGTTGGAGCTGTACGTAGGCAAGTCTGATGCTTGGCTGTTTGGTTTTAATCAGATTTCTCATGAATATCGTGTTCTTGACTCTGAGAGAGGCAGTCCCTTTTCGCTTCAATTCTCTACCTGTTTCGTGTTTAAGGCTCATTGTTCATTTGTGATTCTGTGTTTGTTCCGATTGTTTCTCTATACCTGTGTAAAGATCATTTGATGGTATTGGTATACAAATAATCGATCTGTGATTGGCGCATGCACAAGAGATCCTGTGAGGAAAGTGGAGTTGTTACTTGGTGGGTAGGTTGTGAAAAAAGAGGAAATGAGAGTGACGCGTGAGAGGAACTCGATCATGCACACATACTATTTCTGCACATCCGAATGACTGAACTGGCATAGCATTCAAAACTCCAATGAGTTTTGTATCGTTCTTGCGTCTAATTTAGTACTCGTGTCACTGAAAAACTGAATTTCTGCTCTCTTTTGGACCTTGATGTTTGCCTATGTATGACGAGACCAACTTGTAGTACTCTTTTATCAAGAATCTTCAATTTTTACCCTCTTTTGAAACTTTATGACAAGACAAAACTTGTAGTAGTACTCTTTTATGAAGAATCTTCAGTCTCATGACTACAATATGTTGCCAAAATGATTAAGGCTGCTAGGATGACGAGTGACAGGCGACGAGGTAGGTTATGGCTTTGCATGGCGGGAGTCCCCCGAACTCCGCCCGAAGAGCTCGCGCTTTCGCCGACCGACCAATGCAACATGGGCGTTTGTTGTAGGCGAAACAAATCCACAATGATGGCGCGCACCGACCCGGTTGAAAGCTGGAGGGAGGGGCGGTACGACGGCGCGGGTCCGTGCCGGCTGCCGGGTGCGATCTGATGCGCGGTTTCCCTTGGCTTCACGTGAGCCATCGCCGTCACCCCAGCCCCCGCCGCACATGGACACGGCCCACGCCGGGGCttgccgcgccgcccgcgtgATCCACGcgtggcgccgccgacgagaaATGGCAGGgttatagattagattagttaGATTAGAGAGTTCAaacctcaccggcggcgaacTGGACAGCAACAGCACATGggtaatggtatatttgcaaagatTTGcgaataaaaatttcatatacatattcttaacgatataaaagccaaaataaatttgtaaaaaatcataaaattaactttaagcataagcataaagattgaaaatttaaattttagcttataagcataagtagaatgaaaaaaaaagaagtttaGACATGCTGACAATGGATAATCTGCGTGCAGCAAATCATCTGTTCCATTCATGTGTTCGACTGGTTGAGTCGTTTCAGGCTTGAAAGTACTGAACACCGGCACCATCACGCAAATCTGGATGCACGAGCAGGCAACAAACAAAAGAGCCAAATCAGAGATTTATGTATACTGTCATGTCAACTCATCCTTCTGTAGTTCTGTTCATGCAAATGTAGTTATGACTTTCATATTCAAATCCAAAACATAACATCCATTCCAACAAGGAGTCTTCGAGTATATCAGTATATGGGGTCTTGCTTCTTACACCAACAGAAATGCAAGAAGCTTCAGTCGGCAAGTGAACTTAAACCcctacaaaattacaaaaaaaatttctgtcGGTCTGCATTAATTTACACCAATGCAGCAGATGTGCTTGGGTACATGTTTCAGCTTATAGTGCGACCTGTTGACCAAAGCACAAATCAATTGTCACTATTCAGACTCTGGTTCGCATGGTCTCCATACTGTACCAGTAGGTTCATCCATGAGGGCTATGCCTTTACTACCTAGTTGTTTCCTGATTTGGTCAGACAAATCAAACTGCTTGTTTTTCCTTGCAGCAGCTCTCTGCTCAATTTGCTCCTGCAATAGTTCTTCAGTCAACCCTGCTCTCTTCAAAGCTTTGTCCTTAAGTTGCTTCAGTGCCTATGGAATACAAACCGTCCATATCACATGTAATCATCATAAGCAAAAACGCATGCCTGGAGTATGGTTTTTAATTACCTCTGCCAAGGAAGAAGGTGGCATCATACCAAGGATAGatagtttgtttttaatttctgtCTCAAGTGCAAACATAGCCTCAATATATTCTTCTGGTTGTTTCtgtgcttgctgctgcttctgcttttgttgcttctgctgctgctgtttctTCTTTTGCTGCTCTAGCTTCTGTTGCAACTTCTGCAAGTGGCAACACGGCAGATGAGCCACAAGCAAATGAAGAATAACACAACAAGAACCAGAACGTTCAACCAGAGAAGCAAAAGGAGAAGAATTAACATGCCTTAAAATCAGTCAAATTGCTGTTAATTGCCTTCAGCAGGTCCGTGAAGCCATCCAGAACATCTGTTGTTCTAAGATCATCTGACATAGATTCCAAGAATTCTGAATGGTGCTTGTTAACCATATCTTGCTCCTCAACAGGGACCGGGACAGAAAGATTCTCTCCACGATATTGAGACAACTGCTCCTCACAGTCATATAAAGTCTGCACAGAATTTATTTCGAGtcaagaaggaaaaagaagatagTACCCCCAAATCATCACATAACTGATTGCACATTAACTTAATGACTAATATTAGGCAAGCCTAGAACCTGATATATGTAGTAGACACGATCAGATGCTATCTCAAGTGCTTTGTCAGAGTGATTCACATCGCCTCTGTAATGTGTACGCATCAGGAAAAACCTCAACGCCATGGGATGGTATAAATCAATAATCTGAAACAAAACAGCTGTCAAATAACCTAAAAAGTCCATCAAAAACAGAATTGAGTGGAGAAACAGCTAGGAATCCAGCCCTTACATCTCGGATtgtgaagaaatttttatctGACTTTGACATCTTCTGATCATCCTTGTTAACAAACCCATTGTGCATCCAACATTTGACCTCACTTTCTGGATAAGCTGCCCGGCTTTGTGCAAGCTCATTCTCATGATGAGGAAATATCAGATCTTTCCCTCCACCATGGATATCGAACACATGTCCTAGATAGTGAGCACTCATTGCACTGCATTCAATATGCCATCCTGGTCTACCACGGCCCCAAGGGCTTTCCCAGAAAGGTTCACCTTCCTTAGCAGCCTGGATATAATAATACACAAAAGATAAGCAGAAATTAAAAATGTACAAGAGCAATCTATAGATATCATTGCATCAAAATTACCTTCCACAGCGCAAAATCTGCAGGGTTCCGCTTTCTTGTATCAACAGCAACCCGGGAACCAGCAAGATTATGATCTAACTTCCTTCCAGATAAACTGAGATACTCGGGGAAACTatcaactgaaaaataaacatctcCTTCCATAGCATAGGCTTTCCCATTCTCCAGTATCTGCCCAGAAACGTGCGCATAGTGGGAAAGGTAAGCTTCCTCAGAGACAAATAGCTTGTGACATAGGAATATAAGATAAAAGGGATATTGGAATATTATTGATTGTGTTGACAAAATGTTATACACAGTAGGTCATATACATGGTCGATCAAATAACAACACATACCACACACGacagtaaaaataaaactttgtgTTCAAAGAAGCAATGAGCTTTGGCTCTAATTTTTGTACAATAACAACTAATATGAAATTCTAACGAGCTATCTAGCTGGATTTGTATTACATGATGCATTAGTTGAAAATACCTTGGTAATCAACTCTATAATATGTTCAATGTGATCTGTCACACGTGGCTCACAAGTTGGGGGTAAGCACTGGAGCTGAGCCATATCAAGAAGGAATTCACTAATAAACCTGCTACTCAAGCTTGTTACAGTTTCACCAGCTTCATTTGCTCGTTTGATAATCTGCAAAACCAGAAAATAAGTTTATCACCAATGAATTCAGAAGGAAAGTCTATTTTGAGAAAGAAAGGCCACACCATATGTCATAAATCTTGAATCAAAGGGAGATAGTGGACACAACGAAGTGTTGCCATGAATAGAAAATGTAAAATAACCATGTAAATGCAAAAGGCTATCCTGTCCACAGCCAAATCTCGTCTCCTGAAGGTTTCTACCGTGATTCTTTCTATAAAAGCAGACCCTATGGTCTATGGCCTATGGCTATGTATTACACATACATGCCAATGGCAAGGTGCCAAACTGCCAAGGGTGACGACAACTATGGCGCTAGCAATAATGAATTGTTTGATAATAATAAAAGCTTCTACACAGCTCATTCCATATAAAAGGATAATAGCTGCATTCTGAAGAGCAGGCTGCAGCGCAGCCACAGTACCCAGCAAACAAGGGCTGCTGTGGCTGTGCAGCCACAGACTGCAGCCAAGCTAAACTGATCAGATACAATGTTCTGTCCATTTTGCGAACTAAATGCATACCACTAAAAGGTGGAGAGAAATAATTACCTTGTCATCAATATCAGTAAAGTTCCGCACATATTCAACCTCGTAGCCCAAGAATTTGAGATACCTAcatgaaatataaaatcaaattgtaaGATAAAATAGTTTACTAAAAATGTTAGTAAGGGCAAGAATCTCACAAATACGCCCTTTAAGCTCAGAACTAGCATATCATTTAACCTATTGTAAAACCAGCAAACATGCATCAAGATTCTAGTAACTACAAGAGCCAAATGTACAATAACAGCCAACTCCATGTAGCAGGCACTGAACACAACTAGTGGGCATATCACAAACCACAACTGTAGATTGCGAACCACTAGATCACTTTCCAATTTCGAGCATAGATTCAATAATCCCACATCTAAGAAATAATGCACTTCTATTTACTGAATCAAAATCATATTCCTTACACAGTCATAAAGCAACAGATTCATCATTTCTAAGCGGAATTCCACCATTTTTAGACACTTCCCAGTCATCCCTAGAATTGAGCATATACGCAGCCGTATGAGCACCAGATCGGGGAAGGCAATTACCTATAGAGGACGTCGAAGGCGACGTAGGCGCGGGCGTGGCCGATGTGGCTGAAGTCGTAGGGCGTGACGCCGCAGACATACATCCGGACCTTGCCCTCCACAAGCGGCTCGAAGAGCTCCTTCTTCTTCGTCATCGAGTTGAAGAGCtccagctgcggcggcggcttcgcgTTCTCCGCCATCGCGAGAGCGGAGGGGGAGAGTGAGACGGCTCGAGGAGCTAACCCTAgaactggcggcggcggtggcggcggcggcaagcaaCAGCCAGCGAGGGGAAGAACTGAGAAGCGATGGGAATTTGTGATATAGCCCCTGACTGTATGTTAATTTGCGGGTGCTGTGATTTACAGTACGGAGCATCTGCTTCGCTTCAATGCAATGGGAACCCTGTACTCTAGTGTATTTCTAATGGACATTCAATGCTCAagcaagttttttttggaattttttattttttaaaccattttaaaaaataattttattactaaacctcgaaGAATAACGCCATCAATATTGGCTTGGCAAAATAACGCTGCCACATAGAGTATTTGGCATGGTAGGCTTGCCACACCAGTGTCGTCGACGTAGCAAGACTATGCTGTCACGCCGGTGTCGCTGGCCTGCCACGCCAAATACTTTGCGTGGCAGCGTTATCTTGCCACGTCACTAATACCGGCGTGATCAAAATACAAAAAGTTTATTTgatggaaatattttctcatagatttagtaataaaattatttcttaaaaatatttttaagaagtCCAAGTTTTGAGTACAGGATTCTTATTGCTTGGCGAAATATCAGAAGTTCAGAAAGCAAGAATTTCacaaagagagagatagagagagagagattcaCTTGCTGCAGTACTAAGGAGAAAATGGTAAAGGTACTTCATGCCGGTACATTATAGTACTacccatattttttacatttagccattttaaaatttttattttataaaaagtttaatatAAAACTTATTCCAAAAATGGATATCTTTTTACCAGGGCCAAAATCATTGATACTGATATTGTTGTTGACCCATCACCACTAACATGAAAAGGgttgtttattttacaaataactTCTCAGCATCAATCTCTTTGGCATCGACCGCCTGGCTGCCACTTCTTGATTTGTTGATTTGCTTTACCGCTGACCGCCGCTTCCTAGTTTGTGGAGTTACTAATGTCGATTAGGGCCTTTTTGGTGTATTTGGATGAAGGGATGAATTGATTTACTAACTGCTTCAGATGAAACGATGGTTGCCAATTTGCTTGTATGGATATTGGTTGATTTGGTTTCAATTTGTTTCGATGCATTCGCCCGCTCGATGGCACACGAGTTGCACGAGCTAGCTCAAGCCGAGCCCAAGCCAGTTACCGTACCAAGCTGGAGTATAACACCAGCTTAGTTATATTAAACCTATCATTGGATACATTTTGATGCCATGTTTTATtgtgttgaaaatattgttatgtttttcttaCAAACTTGATCACACTTTAGAAAATCAAAATGTTTCGTAacatatgaaacagagggaatgCGTTGCTTTGAGTTAGAATTGGCTGAAAGTCAAGTCAGATGATGAAACTAATACGGACCAGTCACAAGAAACTTGCGCATGCAACAGATCGAAGCACGTGATGTACAGTACTGTTCTTGGCTTCTTGGTTCTTGCATTCCGGAGCTTCgagcaaaagcgaaaatagGTAACACAAAGCAAAACACAAAATTCAACGTGCACCATTTGTATagaatgattttattttatgcattCCAATTCCCAGGTTCTAAGTTCTAATGTTCGACCCTATTTCAAGTTACAATTCTCTTGCAGCAGAATCGAAATCTGACAGCCACCTCATCAATCACGGCATTAAGATATCCGCACCGCAAAAAGAAACTAATCTAACGAACAAAATGTATCAGATCAACATTGATTTGCACGACCTGGAGCATAAGTTAGAAATCCATCCCGCCCATGCCACCCATACCACCCATTGCGGGTgcggccacctcctccttgGGGATCTCGACGATAATAGATTCTGTGGTAGTCATTAGAGAGGACACACTGCAATAGAGAACAGACAGTAAAAATGATGCCTCATACAAATAAAGCTGGAGTTGCACAGCGAAGCATTGAATCTcattgaaaaaactaaaatcataaCAATTTGCAAACTTAGGCTTCAGAAGCTACTACTTGAATGCTCATTCTACAGTGACAGTACTGCAGCTGATATTTTCAGTATTTTCGcctctgcttatgcttataatccaaaatttaaattttcaaccttaaatttatagctgattttgtagttttttcaccgatatttatttttcagtcttggcttttagatcgctaaggtatataaaaaattttattcacaaattatttttcgtttacaaatatattgtttgttctttccatgaaaaagccaaacaatcacccactaaatgaagaaaagttttggttcAGATAATTCAGCTGCAGTTTCACTATCGATATTGTCATGTTACCCTCTAGAGGGGGGAGTGATATTGATCAAAACACTTTGATGCATAAGAATAAAGGTTAGGAAGGGTACCTTGCAGCATCTACCAGAGCTGTTCTGATAACTTTTAGTGGATCAATAATACCAGACTTCACCATGTCAACGTATTCACCTGGGTTATAAGCAAAAGACGATTTAGATAGACCCCATTTCCTGACAGAGCAAAAGAATGGATGAACTTTGTGCCCCCCTACCTTTAGCAGCATCATAACCTAGATCAATATTATCCTGTTCCAATAGCTTGCCGACAATGACAGATCCTTCTACACCCGCATTTGAAGCAATTGTGTGCACTGGGGTCTGCAGCATTATCCAGCCATCAGATGGTGCAAACAAGAGAGGAccaattgaaaagaaaatgaaatttatAAACCTTCAAAGCATTTTGAATGATCTGAACACCAATCTTTTGGTCAAAGTTTGCAGTCTGCAATTTATCCAGATCTTTTGATGCATAGAGAAGGGCAACTCCACCACCTATGTACATCAGAATCAGA from Oryza brachyantha chromosome 3, ObraRS2, whole genome shotgun sequence carries:
- the LOC102699478 gene encoding cysteine--tRNA ligase CPS1, chloroplastic/mitochondrial-like, with product MAENAKPPPQLELFNSMTKKKELFEPLVEGKVRMYVCGVTPYDFSHIGHARAYVAFDVLYRYLKFLGYEVEYVRNFTDIDDKIIKRANEAGETVTSLSSRFISEFLLDMAQLQCLPPTCEPRVTDHIEHIIELITKILENGKAYAMEGDVYFSVDSFPEYLSLSGRKLDHNLAGSRVAVDTRKRNPADFALWKAAKEGEPFWESPWGRGRPGWHIECSAMSAHYLGHVFDIHGGGKDLIFPHHENELAQSRAAYPESEVKCWMHNGFVNKDDQKMSKSDKNFFTIRDIIDLYHPMALRFFLMRTHYRGDVNHSDKALEIASDRVYYIYQTLYDCEEQLSQYRGENLSVPVPVEEQDMVNKHHSEFLESMSDDLRTTDVLDGFTDLLKAINSNLTDFKKLQQKLEQQKKKQQQQKQQKQKQQQAQKQPEEYIEAMFALETEIKNKLSILGMMPPSSLAEALKQLKDKALKRAGLTEELLQEQIEQRAAARKNKQFDLSDQIRKQLGSKGIALMDEPTGTVWRPCEPESE